From the Jilunia laotingensis genome, the window ACCTACTTTCGGGAAAGGAGGTGCCATTGCTCCAATTCCCCATGCACCGATTTTCTGTGCATGTTCTGCCAACCGGTGACTTGACCTCACACAAGTACTACCTACATGCACAATCACTTTAAAATCTTCAGGAGCAACTTCAACCCAACGTTCCGCAAGTTTCATACGTTCTTCTTCCGTAAGCATATAACCTTCACCGGAAGAACCATTGATAAACACACCTTTCAAACCATTTTTAGCCAACATAGCGGCATAAGCAGCTATCGGTTCATAATTAACCTCTCCATTTTCATAAAATGGAGTAAAAGGAGCATCAATCAATCCAATAATCTTTTCCATAAGTATATAAATTTAATATAATCAAGTTTACATTTGAATATTTACGGCACAAATATAGAAATTTATTAATTAATAGCAGTATTATTAATAAATTATTTTATTATAAAAATACAATATAGTCACTTTATTTTAGTATATAACAGCATTAAATGAAGTAAATAGCAATTATTAATCGATTTAATAGTCGCAAACAAAGACAGATATATAAATAATGCGTATATTTGTTCAAAATCATTCAATAATTTGCAAAATATGAAGCACAGTTTACTTAAAGAAATAGAAATAGGATCCAAAAATGCGCTTGTTAAAAAGAGGATCATTACACATTATATATATAATGGTAGTTCTACTATCACAGATCTATCCAGAGAATTGGATTTAAGTGTGCCTACTGTCACCAAATTCATTGACGAAATGTGTGAAGACGGCTATATAAATGATTATGGAAAACTGGAAACAAGCGGTGGAAGACATCCTAATCTCTACGGACTCAATCCAGAATCAGGCTATTTTATAGGAGTGGATATCAAGAAATTTGCTATCAATATTGGATTAATCAATTTTAAAGGAGACATGATGGAACTCAAAATGAATATTCCTTATAAATTTGAAAATTCAAAAGAAGGAATGAATAATTTATGCCATCTCATTCTCAGTTTTATAAATAAACTAAATATAGATAAGGAGAAAATATTAAATATTAATGTAAACGTGTCAGGGCGAGTCAATCCTGAATCCGGGTACAGTTTCAGTCAGTTCAATTTCGAGGAACGTCCTTTGGCTGATGTACTGGCTGAAAAAATCGGCTACAAAGTAACCATAGATAACGATACTCGTGCCATGACATATGGAGAATACATGCAAGGATGTGTTAAAGGAGAAAAAGACATAATCTTTGTTAATGTTAGCTGGGGATTGGGTATAGGAATAATTATAGATGGGAAAATCTATAATGGAAAGTCGGGATTCTCAGGAGAATTTGGACATATCAGTACCTATGATAACGAAATAATTTGCCACTGCGGAAAAAAAGGATGCCTTGAAACAGAGGCCTCCGGTTCAGCTTTATACCGTATTTTTTTAGAGCATATTCAAAATGGGGAAAGTTCAATCATTTCCGATCGAAACATACAGGATCATCCGTTAACTCTCGATGAAATAATTGCTGCTGTCAATAAAGAAGACGTCTTATGCATTGAAATTGTAGAGGAAATCGGACAAAAGTTAGGTAAACAGATCGCTGGACTAATTAATATTTTCAACCCGGAACTAGTTATTATTGGAGGTACACTATCCTTAACCGGAGATTATCTCACGCAACCTATAAAAACTGCTGTTAGAAAATACTCACTAAATTTGGTAAATAAGGATTCAATCATCCTCACTTCCAAACTAAAAGACAAAGCCGGTATCGTTGGAGCTTGTATGTTAGCAAGAAGCCGGATGTTTGAGAATTAAATCTCAATCATCCGGTTCATAAATTCTTCAACACCTTTCTTGTCCGTAACATCTGGTGCCCACGGAGCTATATTATCAGGCATCAATGGTGCAAAAGGTCCTTGTTTGATTTCATATATTACAGTATTTGGTTCCAAAACTACAATACTATGCCAAACACAAGGAGGAATTTCGATTCCGTACATCCCCTTTTGAGGATTCAAGTTGACTTTCTCAGTGACATTTCCTTTGTCATCAAACAAGATGGCAAACAAACTTCCTCGTAAAACAAGATACGTCTCTTCCTTATCAGGATTCTTGTGGCGATGCGGTGGTAAATATGTACCGGGTTCCAAAGCATTCAACAGTCTATGAATTGGAGCATCCATTGAATTATGAAAATTATAATTCATACGTAAGCGAGGATTCTCCTTCGCTTGCCCGGATACATCGTTCAATAAAGTGTCAGTAATCAGTTTCATAAACTTATTCAAGCCCCATCTGTGACAACAGTACTCGACTTTTCTCTGCAGAGCCCTCAGATTTGACCATCATCTCTTGCAAATCGGCCATCGCCTCTTCAGAAATAGTTATATAATCCTCTGCATTTTTCATCAAAAATGAAAGATTCTGCTTTTTAAGTTTTTCAAGTTCCGAAGAAGTCAGGTATACAAATATCAATTTTGAAACAACAGGAATTTCTATTTCCTTTTTACGATTGTTCCATAACCGAATAACTTTCTGTGATGGCAAATAACTTCTAATGCCATCTTGTTCCAAGCAGTCTTTTACACTCTTTTCTTTCCTTGTAACGGTACAAATTACATACCAACAAGAAAAATTTCCTTCTATTTTTCCGTTTGTTGCTTCCATCCCTTTATTAAGTCTTTTACAAAAAGTATCCATCCTACACTTCCAACACCTGCCAGAAATACAAAACCGATAAGAATCATGATTTTATTTGGTTTAGCCGGTTTTAATGGTACCGTTGCTGGTTGTACTACTGTATATACAGGAGTTATTTCCTGTACCTTAGCCTTTGCCATCTGCAATTGCTGAGCTACCTGATTATAAACACCGTACATCAGATTCATTTCATTCTGTAAGCGTTCTTGTTCGGCACGAACACTCCGCAAAATAATATTTTGATTACCATCCATGTAATGTGCATATTTTTGTTGTGCTTCGTAATAATTTGTTTTAGCTTCCTGATATAGCTTTTCAGTAAACTGTAAATCATGACGTGCCTTATTCGTCCTGTAATCAGTTATATAATTTTGCAAACGCTTCATCACGGTATCAGTCAAGGTTGCAGAAATTAATGGATCCTGCATCGTTACGGATAGCGTCGTCACCCCTGTTTTCTTATCTACAGAAACAGCAAGCCTTTTACCTAATGCATCAGCTATGGCAGCTTCTTCCTTTGTCAACATAAAAGGATCCACTTTACCACTACCTTCTTCCTGAGGTTTATCTTTAAACAATGAAACAACCCAACCCAAAACTTTAAAAGGTGCAGATGTTATCGTTCCCCACCAAGGAGCTTTCTGATAATCATATAGATAATCATATAAAGTTGTATTAACCTCCCCTTTTTGATCTTTCACTTGAACATCAAACAGTTCAATTAAAAAAGGAGTAGAGCTAACTATATTGGGATATAACTCAGGTGAAAGTGCATCTTCACCCGTTGAAGACCCTAAGTTAATACCTGCCATTGCAGCAAGAGCCCCCATATTTCCACCCGAAGCTTTTCCCTTTGTTTCTGGTGCAAGAGTTACGCTGGTTGCATATTCCTTAGGAATACTGAAGGCTACAACAAGACCTACTACCAAGGCAATTCCACAAACCTTAAAAACCAGTTTACGCTGCGCCCACACTTTCTGAGCCAGTTCTATCAGATCTATCTCTTGTTCTTCCGGCTGTTGAGGATTTTTGCTTATATTTTTATCTTCACTCATATTCCGTTTATTTAAAGAGGTTAACCATAGAAGCAACCAACGTAGCCAAAGACGCAACAGAAGTACCCATTCCGATCATTTCGGCAGCCGACATCTTCTTCTTTTCTTCTTTAGTAGGAACGATTATTTCACATCCCGGTTCTATTTTTTGAGCAGTTCTCGATTTCAAACGGGATACTGTCCCGTTCATATATACAACATAAGCTCTACTTTTCTTTGCACGATTACCAAATCCACCTGCCTGATTAATATAATAGCTGAGTTTTTCACCCTTCTTAAACAAGACAGTATTAGGATACATTACAGCCCCATTAATCTTTACTGTATTTACATATTCCGGAACAAAGAGCATATCACCTTCTCTCAATACCAAATCATAATCGGATCCAGGATTGGCTAAAGCTTTCTCTAAATCTATACCGACAGAATAAATATTCGACAAATCCAAAGATGCTGTCGCTATAGAATCTTTTCCTACACTATTACTAGCCATACGGAGTACATCCTCCCTACGTCGTTTCTCTTCTTCTGTCATTTGACGAAGCAAACGCGCTCCACGTACATAAGCATCAGCAGTCACTCCTCCAGCTTTGGCTATTAAATCGCTCAAACGTTCATTCTTGGTGGTAAGAGCATAATTTCCATTGAACAAGACTTCTCCACCAACGACCACGTTCTGTTGCTTATGATAAGCCGGACTTCTACGAATATATACCTCGTCAAACGGTTGCAAGTAAAAATCACCTTCAGCTCCCACCAAAAATCCATCTTTAAGTTCAAAAGTGAATGTTTTTCCGATTTCATTGGTAAGAGTTGTACCCTTTGGATCTTTTATACGTCTAGAAACATCAACACGAGCCGTAGATGCCGCTTCCAATAAGCCACCAGCTTTGATCACCAAATCCTCGATCGTCATATTCTTAGCAAATACAAAAGTCCCCGGACGAGCAACTTCACCATGAATGGTCAAAGTTCCCTCTACACTCAGATCATGTATACTCGGAATATACAAAATATCATTCCGTTTCAATGGCATATCTGCCACTGTCCCATTTAGCATACCTTGTAAATCAATAGGAATCAGTTCTAAAGTTAAGTCCTCATGTTCGCGTTGTAGCTGTGCCCTGTTTAAAAAGGCATCGCCACGAAGTCCTTCTGCTTTTTGAATCAACTGTTTTACCG encodes:
- a CDS encoding ROK family transcriptional regulator, yielding MKHSLLKEIEIGSKNALVKKRIITHYIYNGSSTITDLSRELDLSVPTVTKFIDEMCEDGYINDYGKLETSGGRHPNLYGLNPESGYFIGVDIKKFAINIGLINFKGDMMELKMNIPYKFENSKEGMNNLCHLILSFINKLNIDKEKILNINVNVSGRVNPESGYSFSQFNFEERPLADVLAEKIGYKVTIDNDTRAMTYGEYMQGCVKGEKDIIFVNVSWGLGIGIIIDGKIYNGKSGFSGEFGHISTYDNEIICHCGKKGCLETEASGSALYRIFLEHIQNGESSIISDRNIQDHPLTLDEIIAAVNKEDVLCIEIVEEIGQKLGKQIAGLINIFNPELVIIGGTLSLTGDYLTQPIKTAVRKYSLNLVNKDSIILTSKLKDKAGIVGACMLARSRMFEN
- a CDS encoding WbuC family cupin fold metalloprotein produces the protein MKLITDTLLNDVSGQAKENPRLRMNYNFHNSMDAPIHRLLNALEPGTYLPPHRHKNPDKEETYLVLRGSLFAILFDDKGNVTEKVNLNPQKGMYGIEIPPCVWHSIVVLEPNTVIYEIKQGPFAPLMPDNIAPWAPDVTDKKGVEEFMNRMIEI
- a CDS encoding UpxY family transcription antiterminator, producing MEATNGKIEGNFSCWYVICTVTRKEKSVKDCLEQDGIRSYLPSQKVIRLWNNRKKEIEIPVVSKLIFVYLTSSELEKLKKQNLSFLMKNAEDYITISEEAMADLQEMMVKSEGSAEKSRVLLSQMGLE
- a CDS encoding Wzz/FepE/Etk N-terminal domain-containing protein, with the translated sequence MSEDKNISKNPQQPEEQEIDLIELAQKVWAQRKLVFKVCGIALVVGLVVAFSIPKEYATSVTLAPETKGKASGGNMGALAAMAGINLGSSTGEDALSPELYPNIVSSTPFLIELFDVQVKDQKGEVNTTLYDYLYDYQKAPWWGTITSAPFKVLGWVVSLFKDKPQEEGSGKVDPFMLTKEEAAIADALGKRLAVSVDKKTGVTTLSVTMQDPLISATLTDTVMKRLQNYITDYRTNKARHDLQFTEKLYQEAKTNYYEAQQKYAHYMDGNQNIILRSVRAEQERLQNEMNLMYGVYNQVAQQLQMAKAKVQEITPVYTVVQPATVPLKPAKPNKIMILIGFVFLAGVGSVGWILFVKDLIKGWKQQTEK